A window from Cryptomeria japonica chromosome 1, Sugi_1.0, whole genome shotgun sequence encodes these proteins:
- the LOC131053510 gene encoding G-type lectin S-receptor-like serine/threonine-protein kinase SD2-5: protein MGFLRIVCSLVFVRLINLCEARFFVLPLDWTAVNNSSLPTLTTEQGTFTVVTDGKGNPIMSEDKRFQFGFVNVNSSGEFILSIVLVVNNTSSAFGTEIWTANRQRTVAESAVLMLESSGDIVLKDTDGTVAWNISTGKTQNKTIAMLISGNLQIYNTTNSSLFSSSSLIWQSWDHPTHTLLPGQSLKTGYTLVSNYSATSASQGSYKLVMEPGGMVLYYRSKFDEPYWSLGLPGLDYEGILRPCFYTYSSQNAEAVYTGVELQISFNETIANSSTSCSYGTNVLSLPPAALNDTQYKFVRLDIDGNLRSYAVHLMTLPDSGNNFSAWVPEFGLDQSDKCVLPKACGPYGICTDGQCSCPGSETSDRFDQIQNLDITQGCRSRSGEPDCSQTSADHHYLPIGEAEYYLNDFFQPLRNVSTIDKCKEMCSSNCSCTAAVFRDSSASCYLITGPLNSMKSVSNQTYKSYIKVQNNVALNKTSVSTSLSNGIIAGIILGSVAVALCLYLILFLTIQYMRKRKVNEVDVCEKEIDPAQREEEAFFNTLPGLLKIFTYDELREATDNFSRILGKGGFGPVYEGILKDNSKVAVKKLDGSSQGIKEFRAEVETLSSINHLNLVRLRGFCADSEHKLLVYELLENGSLDKWLFPPRRGSPNSEENFNVFLTWQQRYEVAKGTARSLTYLHEQCREPILHLDIKPQNILLDKNFTPKVSDFGMSKLLKEDMSHILTEPRGTLGYLDPEFLKYGFATKKCDVYSFGMVLLELVSGRRNLDPFASDTHLQYFPEWAMLKAREGSYLELVDQRLENNVDMEVVIRMTKVAFWCVQDNPDKRPTMTESLKMLEGEWNVPDPPLWLSQKGPEFFKGNGYESMEMGERAYGSIATVSTAELSDPR from the exons ATGGGGTTTCTGAGAATTGTGTGCAGTTTGGTTTTTGTGCGCTTGATCAATCTATGTGAAGCGAGATTTTTTGTGTTGCCTTTGGATTGGACTGCTGTCAATAATTCTAGCCTTCCAACCCTTACTACTGAGCAAGGGACATTCACTGTAGTCACAGATGGCAAGGGGAATCCCATTATGAGTGAAGATAAGAGATTTCAGTTTGGATTCGTCAATGTTAATTCTTCTGGTGAATTTATTCTCTCCATTGTTTTGGTCGTGAATAACACATCCTCAGCTTTTGGAACTGAGATTTGGACTGCAAATAGGCAGAGGACTGTTGCAGAAAGTGCAGTGCTGATGCTGGAGAGTAGTGGGGATATAGTATTGAAAGATACAGATGGAACAGTGGCCTGGAACATCAGCactggtaagacccagaacaagACCATTGCTATGCTGATCTCAGGTAATTTGCAGATCTATAATACTACAAATTCTTCACTTTTTTCAAGTTCTAGTCTTATCTGGCAGAGTTGGGACCATCCCACACACACCCTCTTACCTGGGCAGAGCCTAAAGACAGGCTATACGTTGGTATCCAATTACTCTGCAACAAGTGCCAGCCAAGGCTCCTATAAGCTGGTTATGGAGCCTGGAGGGATGGTCCTGTACTACAGAAGCAAGTTTGATGAACCTTATTGGTCTCTGGGGCTGCCTGGATTGGACTATGAAGGCATTCTAAGGCCATGTTTCTATACTTACTCATCTCAGAATGCTGAGGCCGTGTATACAGGGGTAGAACTACAAATTTCATTCAATGAGACTATTGCTAATTCTTCTACTTCTTGCTCATATGGAACCAATGTTTTGTCTCTGCCACCTGCTGCTCTTAATGACACCCAATACAAGTTCGTGAGGCTGGACATTGATGGTAACCTCAGATCATACGCTGTACATCTAATGACATTGCCCGACTCTGGCAACAATTTTTCAGCGTGGGTTCCAGAATTTGGGTTAGATCAATCTGACAAGTGCGTTCTTCCAAAAGCTTGTGGACCTTATGGCATATGTACGGATGGCCAGTGCAGCTGCCCGGGCTCTGAAACTTCTGATAGGTTTGATCAAATTCAGAATTTGGATATTACTCAAGGATGCCGGAGCCGCTCAG GTGAACCAGATTGCAGCCAAACTTCTGCGGATCATCATTATTTGCCTATCGGCGAAGCAGAATACTACCTAAATGACTTCTTCCAACCTCTGAGGAATGTGTCTACCATTGACAAATGTAAAGAAATGTGCTCATCCAACTGTTCTTGCACCGCAGCCGTCTTCCGCGATAGCTCTGCTTCATGTTACCTCATAACTGGGCCCTTGAACTCCATGAAATCTGTGTCAAACCAGACGTACAAGTCTTATATCAAGGTCCAGAATAATGTTGCACTAAACAAGACTTCAGTCTCGACTTCCTTGAGTAATGGCATCATAGCAGGGATAATATTAGGTTCAGTTGCAGTAGCTCTCTGCCTGTACCTGATTCTCTTTCTAACCATTCAGTACATGCGAAAGAGAAAAGTCAATGAAGTTGATGTATGTGAGAAGGAGATCGACCCTGCACAAAGGGAAGAGGAAGCATTCTTCAACACACTTCCAGGCCTTCTCAAAATATTCACATATGATGAACTCAGGGAAGCCACTGACAACTTCAGCAGAATTCTTGGAAAAGGAGGATTTGGACCAGTCTATGAAGGCATTCTTAAAGATAATAGCAAAGTTGCAGTGAAAAAATTAGATGGTTCTAGCCAAGGAATTAAGGAATTCAGAGCTGAAGTTGAAACCTTAAGCAGCATAAACCATCTGAACCTGGTAAGACTCAGAGGATTTTGTGCAGACTCTGAGCACAAGCTATTGGTTTATGAGCTTTTAGAAAATGGGTCTCTGGATAAGTGGCTTTTCCCACCCAGAAGAGGAAGTCCAAATTCAGAAGAAAACTTCAATGTCTTTTTAACTTGGCAACAACGGTACGAGGTTGCCAAAGGGACTGCCCGAAGCTTGACCTATCTGCACGAGCAATGCAGGGAGCCCATCCTTCACTTAGACATAAAACCTCAGAACATTCTCCTGGACAAGAACTTCACGCCCAAAGTCTCTGATTTCGGCATGTCTAAGCTTCTCAAAGAAGACATGAGCCATATTTTAACAGAACCAAGAGGAACCCTTGGTTACCTTGACCCTGAATTTCTGAAGTACGGCTTTGCCACTAAGAAATGCGATGTCTACAGCTTTGGGATGGTGTTGCTAGAACTGGTATCTGGGAGAAGGAATCTTGACCCTTTTGCTTCTGATACTCACCTCCAATATTTCCCTGAATGGGCTATGCTCAAGGCCCGGGAGGGCAGCTACCTGGAACTGGTAGACCAGAGGCTTGAGAACAATGTTGATATGGAGGTTGTTATCAGGATGACTAAGGTGGCATTTTGGTGCGTTCAGGACAATCCCGACAAAAGGCCAACGATGACTGAGTCATTGAAGATGTTGGAGGGGGAGTGGAATGTTCCTGACCCACCTTTGTGGTTGTCGCAGAAAGGTCCCGAGTTCTTTAAAGGAAATGGGTATGAGTCAATGGAAATGGGTGAGAGGGCATATGG